A region from the Acyrthosiphon pisum isolate AL4f chromosome A1, pea_aphid_22Mar2018_4r6ur, whole genome shotgun sequence genome encodes:
- the LOC100575076 gene encoding uncharacterized protein LOC100575076 — MTNFINEGLLIITQKMCIIALTICAFILLSSQIRTCPLIENGSKIYPFDIKFYQSSVLFLTAAAIYIVECDIWSKYIKPKNRLIQFLAELFIMTIGIIIVYALFWHPIVITTSIINDKLSVLTHKWLGSVNIYKKSIPICMKTIHSTNIHCNILSVTLLYHVVKKFGKNDLRRIRCSF, encoded by the exons atgacgAATTTCATAAATGAAGGATTGCttataattacacaaaaaatgtgtataatagcTTTGACTATTTGTGCTTTCATTCTATTGTCATCACAAATACGAACTTGTCCACTGATCGAAAATGGCTCGAAGATCTATCCATTTGATATCAAATTTTACCAATCGTCGGTACTTTTCTTGACTGCAGCTGCTATATATATAGTCGAATGTGATATATGGTCTAAgtatataaaaccaaaaaatagacTTATTCAATTTCTTGCAGAG ctgtTTATTATGACAATTGGTATAATAATTGTCTATGCTCTATTTTGGCATCCAATAGTCATAACTACatctataattaatgataaattgagTGTTCTA ACACATAAATGGTTGGGAAGtgtgaatatatataaaaaaagcattCCAATTTGCATGAAAACCATTCACAGTACGAACATCCATTGCAATATATTAAGCGtgacattattatatcatgtagtCAAAAAGTTTGGAAAGAATGACTT ACGACGTATAAGGTGTTCGTTTTGA
- the LOC100164062 gene encoding asparagine--tRNA ligase, cytoplasmic, whose product MSEGTTVDAVEKLSIGELFTSEKHGDDTSGDGTELKPFKTILQAMKHAGKEPFPVIYVDSKAEGNKFEPAPKTQLKKNQKFWVREHHKNVEKAKKEEEDAAKRNKNLEEAKKLILTEDSTLPPATLIKIKNASEYRNSRIKMYGWVHRLRRQGKSLMFITLRDGTGFIQTVLNEKLCQTYNALMLSTESSVLLFGVLKQVPEGKSAPGGHELQVDYWELITLAPPGGADSILNEDANPEVLLDNRHIAIRGENTSKILLMRSVVTQAFRMHNLDKGCIEVVPPTLVQTQVEGGSTLFKLDYFGQEAYLTQSSQLYLETCLPALGDVFCMAQSYRAEQSRTRRHLSEYTHVEAEFAFITFDDLLDRIEDMICDVVKRVLESPHADIVKQLNPEFAAPKRPFKRMDYKMAIQFLRENNITKEDNSFYEFGEDIPEMAERKMTDLINQPIMLCRFPAEIKSFYMSRCPEDNTLTESVDVLLPGVGEIVGGSMRIWDEEELLAGYKKVGIDPKPYYWYTDQRKFGSCPHGGYGLGLERFLCWLLNRYHIREVCLYPRFLDRCTP is encoded by the exons ATGTCTGAAGGCACAACCGTCGACGCTGTGGAGAAACTGTCTATTG GTGAACTCTTCACATCAGAAAAACATGGTGATGATACATCTGGTGATGGTACGGAGTTAAAGCCTTTCAAGACCATATTACAGGCCATGAAACATGCTGGAAAAGAACCATTTCCAGTGATTTATGTAGACTCGAAAGCTGAAGGCAAT AAATTTGAACCTGCTCCTaaaactcagttaaaaaaaaatcaaaaattttggGTCAGAGAGCatcataaaaatgtagaaaaagccaaaaaagaagaagaagatgcTGCTAAAAGGAATAAAAATCTAGAAGAagcaaaaaaattgatattaactgAAGATTCTACTTTACCACCGGcaactttaattaaaataaaaaatgcgtCTGAATATCGAAATTCAAGGATTAAAATGTATGGATGGGTACATAGACTTAGGAGACAAG GAAAATCATTAATGTTCATCACATTAAGAGATGGCACGGGTTTTATTCAAACAGttcttaatgaaaaattatgtcAAACCTATAACGCTTTAATGTTGTCTACTGAATCATCGGTTCTTCTTTTTGGAGTTTTGAAACAAGTTCCTGAAGGAAAGTCT GCACCAGGAGGGCACGAACTTCAAGTTGATTATTGGGAATTAATTACATTAGCACCGCCTGGTGGTGCTGATTCTATATTGAATGAAGATGCTAATCCAGAGGTGTTATTGGACAATAGGCATATTGCTATTCGCGgagaaaat aCATCCAAAATTTTATTAATGAGATCAGTGGTAACACAAGCATTCCGTATGCATAATTTAGATAAAGGCTGCATTGAAGTTGTACCACCTACATTAGTGCAGACTCAAGTGGAAGGCGGGTCTACATTGTTTAAACTGGATTACTTTGG acAAGAAGCATATTTGACTCAAAGTTCTCAGCTTTATTTAGAAACTTGTTTACCAGCACTTGGTGATGTATTTTGCATGGCACAAAGTTATCGTGCTGAACAGAGTCGTACAAGAAGACATTTATCTGA atatactCATGTAGAAGCTGAATTTGCATTTATTACGTTTGATGATCTACTAGATCGAATTGAAGATATGATTTGTGATGTAGTGAAGCGTGTTTTAGAGTCACCACATGCAGATATTGTGAAACAATTAAATCCA GAATTTGCTGCACCGAAAAGACCGTTTAAAAGAATGGATTATAAAATGGCCATTCAATTTTTGCGTGAAAACAACATAACCAAGGAAGATAATTCATTTTATGAATTCGGAGAG GACATTCCGGAAATGGCTGAAAGAAAAATGACGGATTTGATTAATCAGCCAATTATGCTGTGCAGGTTTCCCGCTGAAATCAAATCATTCTATATGTCTCGATGTCCTGAAGATAATACTCTTACTGAAtct gtgGATGTCTTATTACCTGGCGTTGGTGAAATTGTTGGTGGTTCAATGCGTATTTGGGACGAAGAAGAATTGCTGGCTGGTTATAAAAAGGTCGGAATCGACCCAAAACCATATTACTGGTATACTGATCag agaAAATTTGGATCATGCCCTCACGGTGGATATGGTCTAGGATTGGAAAGATTCTTGTGTTGGTTATTGAATAGATACCACATCCGTGAAGTTTGTCTGTATCCAAGATTTTTAGACAGATGTACTCCATAA
- the LOC107884332 gene encoding trimethylguanosine synthase-like translates to MAKQNAAIYGVVDKIEFIVGDYFKLENQIKGDVIVTSPPWGGPEYSKMDVIGPLDLYMDKILEVGKTIAPKILLHLPKNLNKNECWKMCNGVGASLRKIENVFMNKYLNSTLFYVRSNNVSYKSLCI, encoded by the exons atggccAAGCAGAATGCCGCGATTTATGGAGTTGtagataaaattgaattcattgtTGGAGACTACTTTAAGCTGGAAAATCAGATCAAGGGTGACGTTATAGTCACGTCGCCACCGTGGGGCGGTCCAGAATACAGTAAAATGGATGTGATCGGGCCGTTGGATCTGTATATGGATAAAATTCTGGAAGTGGGGAAAACGATTGCCCCAAAAATACTGTTACATCTCCCCAAAAACCTTAATAAAAATGAG TGTTGGAAAATGTGCAACGGAGTTGGTGCCAGCCTccgaaaaatcgaaaatgtgtTTATGAACAAGTACCTCAACTCGACGTTGTTCTATGTCCGATCCAATAATGTAAGTTATAAGTCATTGTgtatttaa
- the LOC115033542 gene encoding serine/threonine-protein kinase ATR-like, whose protein sequence is MVDAMETGELEGMLSSACEITNRVMRYLTEQLISVLKPFLYDPLVMWIGRDTIVDENSEMANDQAKGHLNNIEMRLQGYVRANLKNSSMPLSVAGQTRKLIEEAISVENLCQMYIDWSAFL, encoded by the exons ATGGTAGATGCAATGGAAACTGGTGAACTTGAAGGAATGTTGTCCAGTGCTTGTGAAATAACTAATCGCGTTATGCGATATCTTACTGAACAGTTGATTAGTGTACTTAAACCATTTTTATACGATCCTTTAGTCATGTGGATTGGTCGTGACACAATAGTTGATGAAAATTCTGAGATGGCAAATGatcaa gCTAAAGGACATTTGAACAATATTGAAATGCGTCTTCAGGGATATGTAAgagctaatttaaaaaactcTTCCATGCCACTTTCAGTTGCAGGACAAACACGTAAACTTATCGAAGAAGCCATTTCTGTCGAAAATTTATGCCAAATGTATATAGATTGGAGTGCATTTCTGTGA
- the LOC115033644 gene encoding trimethylguanosine synthase-like codes for MDEESFYSVCPEKLCAYMAEQCGRVKVAVDPFCGAGGNVIHLARRFDKGTVIFFALKINKTVFVEIK; via the exons ATGGACGAGg AGAGCTTTTATTCGGTCTGCCCCGAAAAGCTCTGCGCTTATATGGCCGAACAATGTGGCAGAGTTAAAGTGGCCGTAGACCCGTTTTGCGGCGCCGGAGGGAACGTAATTCACCTTGCACGTAGATTCGACAAAGgtactgtaatattttttgcattaaaaataaataaaaccgttTTCGTAGAAATAAAATGA